CACAATACAAATCAAAGGCAGTTAGTTGAACACACAAACTAAAAAAGTTGCACTAACATGGAGCAAAAAGATGAAGACCCACCTCCTTTTTGGATGCAGAACACCACCGCCCTCCGCCGTGCGGACCGCCACCGCCATAGACGCAACCAATTGGCATCGAGCTTATTTCTCAACACTGGtgttcttgttgtactgttgcTGGCAGCAGCTGTTGTATTCCTAGCTATAGTGATCCCTTCTGTATTGTCTCTTGCTCGATCGATCTTCAATCCGAGCTTAGTGAAGAGTAGTTGGAACTCTCTGAATCTGATTCTTGTTCTGTTTGCGATTGTTTGTGGGTTTTTGGGAAGGAAGGATGATGATCAAAGTACACCAGTTAGCAGTCCTATGAAACAGGAAGCTGTTAAGTCTGTTGAATCATCTAGTCCACGTCAGTGGTATGAATATCAACAAGATAGTATGAGGAGGTTAAGAAGGAACAGTAGTTCGTACCCGGATCTCCGGCAAGAGGGACAGTGGTTGGTGAGTGAGAATAGGTGGCGGTCGTATGATGATACTCATGTATATAATCATCAGTTTCAGAGATCTGAGAGTCGTATTAGTCGTAGCAGATCTATGGGAGTGTTGGATGAAGATGAGATTGATGTtaaaaacattggggttgataCTTTTGTAGGTGGTGGAATAGAGGTTGCACCACCATCGAGaacaccaacaccaacaccaccACCAGCTTCTCAAAATAATGTTCATGTTAGATCCAAACAAGTAGCTGATGAGGATGAGGATCAATATGTTACCAAAAATATTGAGATGGTTACCAAATCTGAATCAATTCCACCATCTGTCCATCAATCAAttccaccatcaccaccattgTCACCGCTATCTCCAATATCACCGACCTCGTATTTCTGGCCATCACCATCGCCACTGCCCCCACCTCCACCACCGCCGCCCCAGCGAGCACATTCATCAATGTCAGTTAAAAAGAAGCATGAAAGTAAGCGGGACAGCCCAATAAGAAGGAAACCCAAATCAAAAGTTGAAAAGCAAATGCCAACATCAGCATTTCTACAGCAACCATTATCACCACCCTCTCCATTATATCCAACCAATGACTTTTGGCCACCACCATCACCCCCGCCGCCACCACCCCCACCCCCGCCAcgaaatgcatttaaatatcaaCCATCGTCACCACCATCACCATTGTATCCAACCAATGACTTTTGGCCACCACCATCACCCCCTCCGCCGCCGCCGCCCCCACCCCCGCCAcgaaatgcatttaaatatcaaCCATCATCACCACCATCCCCATTATATCCAACCAATGACTTTTggccaccaccatcaccatcaccccCGCCGCCACCACCCCCACCCCCGCCAcgaaatgcatttaaatatcaaCCATCGTCACCACCATCACCATTATCACCAATCAATTATTTCTGgccatcaccatcaccaccgccgccgccacctccaccaccaccacctccacgaACACATTCATCAATGTCAGCTAAAAAGAAGCATGAAAATAACAACCCGGGAAAGAGGGAATCTAGATCAAAGGTTCCAATTCAagcaccgccaccaccacctccaccgcCCCCACCTCAGTCACGGCCAATAAGAGGCCAGTTCTCAGAAGACACCAGAGATAAAAAGAGAGGGATTGTAGTTAGAACCCTCAGCCGTCTTCCAAGAAGGAAAAGGAAGCAGGCAAGGAGGAGTTATGAGAATTTAACAGAAATTATCCAACCTCCAAAAACATCAATTCAACGTTCAAAGTCCACTCCAGAATTCCCACCAGCATCTCCTCCACAcccgccaccaccaccgcctCCTCCACCACCTTCCATGTTCCAAAATATTTTCACCAAAAAGGGAAAGGGTAAGAGGAAAGTACATTCCCATTTCACTACCACTTCATCCCCTCGACATGTGCCATCACCACCTGCTAGGCCGCAACAACACCAATACCAAAGCCATAGGCCGTCACCTAAGACTACAACCACGCCACCAGCTACCAGAAGAACAGTCCCACTCCCACCAGCTAAAACAGATAGCTTCAGCAGCATGGCTGGAAACAATGGTAATGGCAGTGAGTCACCATTGATCCCaataccaccaccaccacctccgccgCCATTTAAGATGTCAGCATGGAGGTTTGTCACACAAGGGGATTACGTGAAGATAGAGAGCAACAATAACAGTCCACGCAGTTTCGGCTTTTCAGCATCAGAGGACGAGGACAGTTCACCAAACAATCAGAAAAGTAGCAACTTGTTTTGTCCAAGTCCAGATGTGGATACTAAAGCTGATGACTTTATTGCCAAATTCAGAGCCAGACTGAAACTTGATAAGATGAATTCAATTAAGCGGAATCATGGGACTGGT
This sequence is a window from Spinacia oleracea cultivar Varoflay chromosome 1, BTI_SOV_V1, whole genome shotgun sequence. Protein-coding genes within it:
- the LOC110802962 gene encoding formin-like protein 20, encoding MEQKDEDPPPFWMQNTTALRRADRHRHRRNQLASSLFLNTGVLVVLLLAAAVVFLAIVIPSVLSLARSIFNPSLVKSSWNSLNLILVLFAIVCGFLGRKDDDQSTPVSSPMKQEAVKSVESSSPRQWYEYQQDSMRRLRRNSSSYPDLRQEGQWLVSENRWRSYDDTHVYNHQFQRSESRISRSRSMGVLDEDEIDVKNIGVDTFVGGGIEVAPPSRTPTPTPPPASQNNVHVRSKQVADEDEDQYVTKNIEMVTKSESIPPSVHQSIPPSPPLSPLSPISPTSYFWPSPSPLPPPPPPPPQRAHSSMSVKKKHESKRDSPIRRKPKSKVEKQMPTSAFLQQPLSPPSPLYPTNDFWPPPSPPPPPPPPPPRNAFKYQPSSPPSPLYPTNDFWPPPSPPPPPPPPPPPRNAFKYQPSSPPSPLYPTNDFWPPPSPSPPPPPPPPPPRNAFKYQPSSPPSPLSPINYFWPSPSPPPPPPPPPPPPRTHSSMSAKKKHENNNPGKRESRSKVPIQAPPPPPPPPPPQSRPIRGQFSEDTRDKKRGIVVRTLSRLPRRKRKQARRSYENLTEIIQPPKTSIQRSKSTPEFPPASPPHPPPPPPPPPPSMFQNIFTKKGKGKRKVHSHFTTTSSPRHVPSPPARPQQHQYQSHRPSPKTTTTPPATRRTVPLPPAKTDSFSSMAGNNGNGSESPLIPIPPPPPPPPFKMSAWRFVTQGDYVKIESNNNSPRSFGFSASEDEDSSPNNQKSSNLFCPSPDVDTKADDFIAKFRARLKLDKMNSIKRNHGTGPSPLGSDSGQP